In the genome of Candidatus Zixiibacteriota bacterium, one region contains:
- a CDS encoding response regulator — protein MTIQYIQRSSKQGINMVRRHRSKKVLIVDDDRKMAECLADMIEIFDVDYSTAENGEEAIDLLNNDSFHLVIADSRMPKISGFTLLKYVKQNHPDTRVAIVSTRNSEMTQSLAVRDKADFYLPRPFKTKDLESILDKIG, from the coding sequence ATGACGATACAATATATACAACGCTCATCTAAGCAGGGGATAAATATGGTTCGCCGCCACAGGTCCAAGAAAGTACTTATAGTTGATGACGATCGTAAGATGGCGGAATGCCTGGCGGATATGATCGAGATCTTCGATGTCGATTACTCCACCGCCGAAAATGGTGAGGAAGCGATCGACCTGCTCAACAATGACAGCTTCCACCTGGTCATCGCCGATTCCCGCATGCCCAAGATTTCCGGTTTTACACTGCTGAAGTATGTCAAACAAAATCATCCCGACACCAGGGTTGCAATCGTTTCAACGCGGAACTCAGAGATGACACAGTCGCTGGCAGTTCGCGACAAAGCCGATTTCTATCTGCCACGTCCATTCAAAACCAAGGATCTCGAAAGCATCCTGGACAAAATCGGTTGA